The Variovorax paradoxus genome window below encodes:
- a CDS encoding SDR family oxidoreductase, whose protein sequence is MKILVTGASGWIGSASVAELLAAGHEVLGLARNDEAAARIEQLGAEVVRGSLDDVASLRAAAARAEGVVHLGYNHDFSQMAAAARTDRAAIDAFADVLQGTGGPLLIASGTLGLAPGRVGTEADMPAAATHPRIANAAYTLGLAQRGIRSLVVRFAPTVHGAGGDHGFVATLARIARTKGVSAYLGEGLNRWPAVHRLDAGKLVQLAIDKAPPATVLHAVAEEGIATKDIATALGRFLDVPAESIPADRAASHFDWIGMFFGADAPAANARTREVLGWEPTRATLLQDIAAGHYPGH, encoded by the coding sequence ATGAAGATTCTTGTCACTGGCGCGTCGGGCTGGATCGGCTCGGCCAGCGTCGCCGAACTCCTCGCGGCCGGGCACGAGGTGCTGGGCCTCGCCCGCAACGACGAAGCCGCCGCCCGGATCGAGCAGCTGGGCGCCGAGGTCGTGCGCGGCTCGCTGGACGATGTCGCGAGCCTGCGCGCCGCGGCGGCGCGCGCGGAAGGCGTGGTGCACCTCGGCTACAACCACGACTTCTCCCAGATGGCCGCGGCGGCCCGCACCGACCGCGCCGCCATCGACGCCTTCGCCGACGTCCTGCAGGGAACCGGCGGCCCGCTGCTGATCGCCTCGGGCACGCTGGGCCTGGCGCCCGGGCGCGTGGGCACCGAGGCCGACATGCCCGCGGCCGCGACCCATCCACGCATCGCGAACGCGGCGTACACGCTCGGCCTGGCGCAGCGCGGCATCCGCTCGCTGGTCGTGCGGTTCGCGCCGACGGTGCATGGCGCCGGCGGCGACCACGGCTTCGTCGCAACGCTGGCCCGGATCGCGCGAACCAAGGGCGTCTCCGCGTACCTGGGCGAAGGCCTCAACCGCTGGCCGGCCGTCCATCGGCTCGATGCCGGCAAGCTCGTGCAGCTCGCGATCGACAAGGCGCCACCGGCCACCGTCCTGCATGCGGTCGCCGAGGAAGGCATCGCCACCAAGGACATCGCGACGGCGCTGGGCCGGTTCCTCGACGTGCCGGCGGAGTCGATCCCCGCCGACCGCGCGGCTTCGCACTTCGACTGGATCGGCATGTTCTTCGGCGCCGATGCGCCCGCCGCCAATGCCAGGACGCGCGAAGTGCTCGGCTGGGAGCCGACGCGCGCGACGCTGCTGCAGGACATTGCCGCGGGGCACTATCCCGGGCACTGA
- a CDS encoding DMT family transporter, whose product MSSNASPRGTAVLLLAIVIAAWGVNWSVGKVVLEHVTPIWATTLRMVPACIVLWVVLPVSGRLAMPTRHDLPVILSVGLLHMVAFSVLAALGLQYLSAGRSVVLAYTTPLWVLPAARFFLGEAFTARRAAGLGLGVAGLLVLLQPAAVDWRDAGVVRGHGLILLAAACWAACIVYGRAHRWTTPPFQLLPWQMLLASSAQLVLALAIEGVPRIAWSMELVALLGYSNLIGTVLACWAMNTVNRDLPASVTSMGLLGVPVVGLLAADLALGERPDGALLLATGLIVAGIAIGTSVRRSWR is encoded by the coding sequence ATGTCCTCGAATGCCTCGCCGCGCGGCACCGCCGTCCTTCTGCTTGCAATCGTCATCGCCGCCTGGGGCGTGAACTGGAGCGTCGGCAAGGTGGTGCTGGAACACGTCACGCCGATCTGGGCCACCACGCTGCGCATGGTGCCGGCGTGCATCGTGCTGTGGGTGGTGCTGCCGGTCTCGGGCCGGCTGGCCATGCCGACGCGGCACGACCTGCCGGTGATCCTGAGCGTCGGCCTGCTGCACATGGTGGCCTTCTCGGTGCTGGCCGCGCTGGGCCTGCAGTACCTGAGCGCGGGCCGCTCGGTGGTGCTGGCCTACACCACGCCGCTGTGGGTGCTGCCCGCGGCCCGCTTCTTCCTCGGCGAGGCCTTCACCGCGCGCCGCGCCGCGGGCCTGGGGCTCGGCGTGGCGGGGCTGCTGGTGCTGCTGCAGCCCGCGGCCGTCGACTGGCGTGATGCCGGCGTGGTGCGCGGCCACGGCCTGATCCTGCTGGCCGCGGCCTGCTGGGCCGCCTGCATCGTCTACGGGCGTGCCCATCGGTGGACCACGCCGCCGTTCCAGCTGCTGCCCTGGCAGATGCTGCTGGCGAGCAGCGCGCAACTGGTGCTGGCGCTCGCCATCGAGGGCGTGCCGCGCATCGCCTGGTCGATGGAACTCGTCGCGCTGCTGGGCTACAGCAACCTCATCGGCACCGTGCTCGCCTGCTGGGCAATGAACACAGTGAACCGCGACCTGCCGGCGTCCGTGACCTCGATGGGCCTGCTCGGCGTGCCGGTGGTGGGCTTGCTGGCGGCCGACCTCGCGCTCGGAGAAAGGCCCGATGGCGCGCTGCTGCTGGCGACGGGGCTGATCGTGGCGGGGATCGCGATCGGGACCTCGGTGCGGCGATCGTGGCGATGA